In bacterium, the genomic stretch TATTTTTAAAATTCATCTTCCATATCTCCTTACTTCCAATGATTGATCAATTCTCCAGTATAAGCATTAACATACAAGTATACTTCCTGATCAATCTCAATCCGCCATACTGGTATTAATTCTTGTTGTGCTTTTATAGAAGGTTTGCCATAATACGCTAAATCTATATTTGTTACTGAATAGTTCTCTGGTACCTTCCAAACCTTATTTTTATTTGCTAAGGCAACATTTAATGCTTTCTCTGCAGAGATGATTTGTCTTTTTTGTTCTTTTGTAGTACCAAATCCCATCGGCTTTCGCCAGCATTTATAATAATATTTTACTTCATCATCCTTTACTAAAACCCTGATACTATCAGAATCCCCTGCAATTGGAATACCTTTATATTTATGGTTGTATTCAAACATGTATCCCTCTACTATTTCATTTTTAATCCCTTCATTTAAGTCAAGGTCAGCCACCTTCATAGCAGTTATTGAGGCTAACTCAGCATCTTCAGGCAACCCTCCACCTTGTGTTTTAATAAATTCATCTGCTTTCTGTTTAGCTTCCTCTGCTGAAAAAGACAAAGCCTTTTCTTTGCCATCTATACCTTTATTCATAACCAGTATACCTGTATCAAAAGATTTAACGCTACTTGATAGAAAAGATGACTTATTCGCTTTCGTTAATTCTTCCTTTTGAACTATAAGAGGCGCTACCTGAGATTTTATGGTCGGGATTGGAACTAATATTTTAGCCCTTCCATTATCTTTTGTCGTATATATTCTTTTTAAGGAAGATTTAAATGGGTAAATATCCGTCTCTTCATCCATATACCAATACTTTAATTGAGGGGCTTGATTCAAAGATACATCATTCGTAATTGGTGGATTTGAAAGGGTATCATTTTGATTTTGAGCATGCATTATAATAGCATAATTTGCATATGTCCCTGTCCCTTCTTCAGGATCATACCAATTTACTTGTTTCCACGCATCCTTCATACTCATTCCTTTGTTACATTTATCCAGAAATCTTCTAACAATCTCCACATCTATTCCTCCCCCTGGTGCACTACCATGGTACCCAAACAACCCATGAGCAGGATTAGGATAGCCACATAAAGTCTTAGCCCATGCCAAGCCACATACATCTTTTTCTCCTTCTGTATGACAGTCAAGTATACTACAAAGTCCAAAGATGACCCATTCTGTATCAGCATCCCACGCTGATGTTGTATAATATTTATTATTTGGAATAGTAAGGTCTATTTCTATTCCAATATCCCTTGCATAACAAAAGGATTCATAATCCCCATCTCCATCAAGGTCTAATGCAATACTTCCATCCCTGTAACCATCTCCTGAAAAATAGAGAATATCAGCCTGGATATTATCTTGTCCCTTACTCTGTTCCTTGATAAAATTTATATTAAAATCTTTACCCCATTTATCTCCTCTACTTATCCAAGGAGGAGTATCACTTTCCATTATGTCTTTAAACTTCTTTGCATCAAGACAAGTATGTTCACCAGTTTCTGCAGATGCCCAATCTCCTGTAGCAAAATCTTTATCACTTTCTCTCTTCTGAACTTTTATTCCACCTTTTTTAACCGCCTTTTTCTGTTGTGTAGTAGAAACCGCCTTTTTTGATGGAGGAATCCCTGCTATAATTTCAATATCATATACCCCATCTGTAACAAAACCGCCTGTATCCTGTCTATGTCCATCCCATTTAAAAAATGGGTCCCAAAGAGTAATTGAAGGTTGAGGATTAGAATTAATCTCTTCAAAAATTAACTCTCCATTTGATGTGTATATTTTTAGTGTAACACTTTCACATGACTCTTTTAGATAATATTTGATAAGTGCATAGGTAAAATTGATTCCTTCAGGATTTATTACATCTGGATCAATATGTTTAATATACAGGAATGGTTCTTGGGTAGTAACCATTATTTCGTACGGTGAACTTTCATTGCCACTCGTATCTTTAGCTGTTATTTTGTAAGTATAGTCTGTTGCTGGCTGTAATTCCTTATCAGTATAATAATTATGATATTTATCACTTGTAATAAAGATTGGTGTTGGACCTGCATCATTTCGATATATCCTATACTGACTCCAATCAAGTTCTGTATTTTGAGTCCAGGCTAATTCTATTTCTGTTTCCTTGGGTGTTATAGAAGTAATAGTCGGTCTTGCAGGTGGGGTGGTATCTGGTGGAGGAGTTACATACGGTGTAGCGTAGGATTCATTCGATGCATCACTTTCTATGCCAAACTCACTTTCTGCCTTGATATAGTAATAATAGGTAGTGTCTGGTATTACATCCGTATCATCATAATAGGTATCTTTAACCAATGATGCAATTTTAGTATAATTTCCTCCTGCTGGCTTGCGATATACATTGTATCCTGCTACTGTATCTATACTCCCTATCCAGCCTAAATAAACTATATTCTCTCCTCCAATAGCAGATAATCCCCACGGTGGCTCTGGTTTAGTTAAATCCTCTGGTATCTCAGAGTTTATTTGAGATAATTCACTTTCATTCTCTGAGGTATCTACGGCTGATACTCGATAGTAATAGCTCTGACCTGCGGTTAAATCATATACCTCTAAACTATTTGTTGTTGGCTCATAATAATATTCATAGACATCCTTTGATACATTAGGTGAGGTGGATTCATATACACGATTCGAATTTCCCATCTTTAACTCCTTTTATTTTTAGTAATCGAATCAAACGAATTAAGCTCATATTTAGTACAACGAATTAAGCTCATATTTAGTACACTGATTGCACAAATTTATCAAATTTAATATTCAGATAATACAACTCCTACTGGAGGACCCATGTCTATAGGAATATAAGTAACTTGCTTAGATTCGGTATCTAAAATTACCACATATCCTGAACTTTTACTCATTCCACCAGTTCCACTACAAAGTAATATTAGATATTTTCCATCTTGAGTAATAGTAGATTTCCAAACTCCTCCTATTACATCATCTCCTTTAATTGGAATAGTAGTTAAAGTTTTAAGAGTTAAAGTATCAAATATTTTAATTTCTCTTTTCTTGTCTAAATATTTTAATAGATAAGTTTGCCTACCATCTGGAGAAAAGGCTAAACTCTTAGATAAATCAATTTCTGAAGATTTAACAAGTTTATTTATCATAGTACCAGGGTCTGTCTCTAACAGAAAAAACTTTTCTCTTTCTTCTTTTGAGTTAAATTTATTCTCCATTAGGAGAAACTTTTCACTATTGGGAACTCTTAAAAGTAATTTAAGAAATTTTGTTAATTTGCCACTTTTAATACATTTATTAGTTATTGTATCTATAATATCAATATTTCCATTGGCATGTTTAAGATACATGTATTTTTCATCAGGTGATATACCTTCACAGCCATATATTTTAGAGAATCTCTTAATATCTGTAATTTGATTTGCTTCATCAAATTCACATAGTATATGTTTTTCCGATGAAAAATTTTCCTCACTACCTGCGAGATATAATTTCCTCTTGCTCGGGATGGATACAAATTCATAAGGGTCATAAATATCTACTGATATACTTTTTATTATTTTCATAGTTTTTATATCAAAAATTAAGAACTCAGTTTTTAAAGAACCGAAATATTTTCCTTTACCAAGAGCAAGGCATATATAATCTACATCAGAACTTATCCTAAATAAATCAAAAGTATGTCCTTTTTCCTCAAAGGTACTTGTATGTATCCTTTTTTCATCTACTATCTTCTTCCCATCAAGGTCTATTTTATAAATAGTAGCATGTGTCCTTTCTTGTAAACCACCAGCAGCAACATAAGTAAAGTGTTTTTTTTGGGTACTAATAGAATCTTTTCCAGCAAAACATAGAAAACTTACTCCTACTCCCATTACTACACAGCATATGAGAATACATTTTAGAGTTTTCATAAATTCATCCCTCCTCAAATTTTAAAATTTTATTGCCAAGGTTTATTAGATTCATAATTCTTGACTGTTTTGACATACTCATCAGTAGCTATCTTTGTATCAAATTCATCTGATTTAACATTTCTCATTGCACTTATTCCCCATTTATAGCCGTAAGTAGCTGCATCTACTCGTTGGGATTCATTCCAATTTTCCCTCTGGTCTTGGGTTTGACTTTGATAAGTATAATTAAAAATATCTACTCCAGCAGCTATATTATAATCCCATTGCCATGCCATTCGATTATAGTCATTATGAGCGATGTGGGAGTTTTCATGCCAATAAAGTTCTATAATTTGCATTACCCCCCTTGCTGAAGAACTTTGATTTTGAAGTGGTTGTCCTCCCCTAAATTGAGTCCAATTAGTTTCTGTCCAGGCAATAGCTCTTAATCTATCTGATGGAAACTGAGGATTCATAGTTGCTCTATTTGGATTTGTTCCTATTATACTTCCAGTTATCGAATTTGTTGCTGTCTGACGATGTGTAAATAAAGCTGTAATCATAAGTCTTCCACCTGTGTTAAATCTTGTATTAAATGGATTGGTAAAGCCTGTTACAGTGCCTTGATAAGTATGATATGTAGCTTGCCACTTTAATTTTAATTCCCAATTAATTGTTGGGTTAAGTACTATATTACCACCTTCATCTGTGCCTATTGCTTGACATTTAATTTGGTATGTTTCTACAGGATTTACTCCTAAGGAAAATCTACTATTATTACTTGGTGAAGTTATTACTACTACCGGTCTACCAACTGATACCTCTACCGTTCTATTTCTTCTATCTTCCCTTCTTACTGGTTGTCGAAGTTGTCTCCTTTTTGTTGGTGATAAGGTTGCTATTATCTTTACATCATAATGACCATTATCTACCCATTCTGAAGTTCCTTGCTTATGTCCATCCCACCTGAATGTAGGGTCAAAGGCAGTAGTAGAAACCTCAGGTTGGGAATCTACTGCATTAAATATTAATTCACCACTATCAGAATTATATATCTCTAATGTTACACATTCACACTCTTCCCTTAAATAATAGGTTATATCCACATAATTAGTAGGAATTTCTGCATATGGGTCGATTATATTTGGATTGATACTCTTGATATAAATAAATTGAGGTTGAGTTTTACACTCTACCTCATAAGCATCACTCTCATTAAGACTTATATCCCTTGCGGTCATCTTATATTTATAAGTTGTATCTGGTTGTAGTCCATAATCAGCATAATAATTATGACCTCTATCAGTAATATTATCTACCTCCTCCCAGGTAGAGTCAATCAATTTATAAACATGATAACTGGCCCAATCACCCTCTGTACTCTTACTCCAAACCAAATCTATCTCTGTTTCTTTCTCAGTAATATCAGTAACAGTCGGTCTTGCAGGTGGGGTGGTATCTAGTGGGGGAGTTACATACGGTGTAGCGTAGGATTCATTCGATGCATCACTTTCTATGCCAAACTCACTTTCTGCCTTGATATAGTAATAATAGGTAGTATCTGCTATTACATCCGTATCATCATAATAGGTATCTTTGACCAATGAGGCAATTTTAGTATAATTTCCTCCTGCTGGCTTGCGATATACATTGTATCCTGCTACTGTATCTATACTCCCTATCCAGCCTAAATAAACTATATTCTCTCCTCCAATAGCAGATAATCCCCACGGTGGCCCTGGTTTAGTTAAATCCTCTGGTATCTCAGAGTTTATTTGAGATAATTCACTCTCATTGCCTGAGGTATCTACTGCGGTTATACCATAATAATATCTTTGTCCTGAAGTTAATTGATATGCAGTAAATGAGGTATTAGTAATATTATATGCTAACCCATCATATTTATAATAATAACTCTCCTTAGTTGGCATACCTGTATCTCCTTCATAAACATTGTAGTAACTCACATCATTATCAGGAGGTGCGGTCCATGATAGATCAAGTTCACTGCCATTACCTGGGTCATTAATCTGTAAATTAGTAGGAGGAAAAGGAGGGATAATATCTACTGGTGATAGTGGAGTAGCACTTACCTTATCTGATGCCTCTGATTCATTCCATGAATTATCTATGGCCGTAACTATAAAATAATATGGCTCTAATTTAACTAAGTTCTCAAATGTATAAGAGGTTAGACTTTTATCAACAAAAATACAATAATCAAAATTATAAGGAGTAATATACTCATCATCCTTTATATGCACACAATAGCAATTTAAATCTAAGTCAGGATTAGGATTCCAGGATACTGTAATTTGTAGAACATCTGGAGAAGCCTGTACTCCGGTAGGTTTACCCGGAGCAGTAGCATCTAATACTACTACCTGTATAATGTCTGTACCTGGATTACCCGCACCATCTTCAACATATAATTTAGTGGTATATGTCCCTGGATCCCAGAAAGTCCATGAGACTATCATTCCTTCTTCATCATAATATCCATCATTTTCAAAGTCCCATTTATATACTACTATTTCAAAATTATCATAAGATGCACTACCATCAAACCGGACTGTTTCTTCTTCATATACCCATTTATCATAACCGGCATCTGCTATTGGCGGTTGTCTATCAACTATTATTACTTGTGGTAAAGTACAGGTACCCATATTCCCGGCGGCATCTTGAGCCCTGTACCAGCAATATTTCTCACCATCTGTATCATAATAATGAGAAATAGAAGTAGTAGAGATAGGGATTTCAATCCAGGTACCACCGTCACCCCAGTAATCTGCTGTCCAATTTATCCATGTTTTAATCACTCCAACATTATCATCATTCCATAAAGTAGCATAGATAGTCCCATCATTATCATACTTCGTATCCGTATCTGGCTCATCTCCTAAACTCACTACCCATGCCTTTGGCAGGGTAATATCCCTTACTGTTACCTTTAAGATATCAGTATCAATATTACTGGCATAATCTGTTACACGAAGTCTTGCAGTATAAATTCCCGGCTCATCATAAGTATGATAAATAATAGATGTAAGAAATGTCAAATCATCATACTCACCATCATTTTCCCAATCCCATTCGTATTTATAGATACCAATATTATCAGTTGAGCCACTGGCATCAAATTCTGTTGAAGTATCCTCATTAATTTCTTTATCATTTCCTGCCTTTGCTGTAGGTGGAGTCTTATCTATGGTGATATAATCATAAGTTTTGTTTTCATTCCCTGCTTTATCTTGAACTCTGTACCAGCAATATCTTTCACCCTCTCCAATATAAACATACCACTCAGATTTATCTGAAGGTGATATTTCTGTCCAGGTACCACCATTACCAGATACATCTGCGGTCCAATTTATCCATGTCTTACTAACCCCAGAGCCATAATCCCAGTTATCTAATGAAGCATATACCCGCCCATCATTGTCATACCAATTATTCCCACCTTCTTCATCACCTAATACTACACTACAACCCGGCCTGGTATTATCAACTTTAACAGATATTTTTGTATAAGTAGAATTACCAGCTTTATCACCGGTATTATAGGATATATCATACTTACCATCTGAATAGTTAGTAGTATCCCAATAATATGGATTATCATAGGTATCAATGATATCACCAATAGAAATATAATAAGGGCGGAAATCAGGAAGATCAGATAAATCATCTTTAGCTTCAAAGCTTACCGTACCCTGTCCTTTAAGAAAAGCACCATCTTTGGGTTCGTGATTGGTTATCTCAGGGGCAACCGTATCAATTTGACAATAATCATCATCAACCCAATCTGACCAATTACCTGCATTATCTTTTGCCTTAAATCTAAATTCATACTTCTTTTTATGTTCAGCATTAGTATAAGTATAATTCGAAGTAGTATATGCTTCAAACTTCCAATCAGCATCATTAATCTGCACCTGTAACTCTCCAGTATTAACACCTGATTCAGCATCAGAAACACTGATTTTAATAGTGAGGGAAGTGGAGTTTTGCCAGCCATTTGGCTGGTCGAAGGTGTTGATTGTTGGAGGAGTAGTGTCCCACGGATAACTACCATAACATCGATACTTTTCTGAACTACCACCTTTATAGCTATACACTCTGATTACATAAGATTTATTGATAGAGGAATAATAAGAGATATATTCATCAGTTGTACCTGTATTTAATGAAGCAGCCAAATAATCATCCTCGTATGGATTTTCAGACATATCTTCAAAGGAATTGTATAGAAAAAGGTCATAATCTGTACCATTTGGAATATTAGTTAACTTTATGATGATATTCCCAGAGAAATTGGTAGTGACTTTATAATAATTAGATGCTCCTTTAAATGGAAGTGTATCTGAATAATCAAAATTAGCTGAGTAAACCTCT encodes the following:
- a CDS encoding PKD domain-containing protein, producing MNKANLILISVFTILIISTEVYSANFDYSDTLPFKGASNYYKVTTNFSGNIIIKLTNIPNGTDYDLFLYNSFEDMSENPYEDDYLAASLNTGTTDEYISYYSSINKSYVIRVYSYKGGSSEKYRCYGSYPWDTTPPTINTFDQPNGWQNSTSLTIKISVSDAESGVNTGELQVQINDADWKFEAYTTSNYTYTNAEHKKKYEFRFKAKDNAGNWSDWVDDDYCQIDTVAPEITNHEPKDGAFLKGQGTVSFEAKDDLSDLPDFRPYYISIGDIIDTYDNPYYWDTTNYSDGKYDISYNTGDKAGNSTYTKISVKVDNTRPGCSVVLGDEEGGNNWYDNDGRVYASLDNWDYGSGVSKTWINWTADVSGNGGTWTEISPSDKSEWYVYIGEGERYCWYRVQDKAGNENKTYDYITIDKTPPTAKAGNDKEINEDTSTEFDASGSTDNIGIYKYEWDWENDGEYDDLTFLTSIIYHTYDEPGIYTARLRVTDYASNIDTDILKVTVRDITLPKAWVVSLGDEPDTDTKYDNDGTIYATLWNDDNVGVIKTWINWTADYWGDGGTWIEIPISTTSISHYYDTDGEKYCWYRAQDAAGNMGTCTLPQVIIVDRQPPIADAGYDKWVYEEETVRFDGSASYDNFEIVVYKWDFENDGYYDEEGMIVSWTFWDPGTYTTKLYVEDGAGNPGTDIIQVVVLDATAPGKPTGVQASPDVLQITVSWNPNPDLDLNCYCVHIKDDEYITPYNFDYCIFVDKSLTSYTFENLVKLEPYYFIVTAIDNSWNESEASDKVSATPLSPVDIIPPFPPTNLQINDPGNGSELDLSWTAPPDNDVSYYNVYEGDTGMPTKESYYYKYDGLAYNITNTSFTAYQLTSGQRYYYGITAVDTSGNESELSQINSEIPEDLTKPGPPWGLSAIGGENIVYLGWIGSIDTVAGYNVYRKPAGGNYTKIASLVKDTYYDDTDVIADTTYYYYIKAESEFGIESDASNESYATPYVTPPLDTTPPARPTVTDITEKETEIDLVWSKSTEGDWASYHVYKLIDSTWEEVDNITDRGHNYYADYGLQPDTTYKYKMTARDISLNESDAYEVECKTQPQFIYIKSINPNIIDPYAEIPTNYVDITYYLREECECVTLEIYNSDSGELIFNAVDSQPEVSTTAFDPTFRWDGHKQGTSEWVDNGHYDVKIIATLSPTKRRQLRQPVRREDRRNRTVEVSVGRPVVVITSPSNNSRFSLGVNPVETYQIKCQAIGTDEGGNIVLNPTINWELKLKWQATYHTYQGTVTGFTNPFNTRFNTGGRLMITALFTHRQTATNSITGSIIGTNPNRATMNPQFPSDRLRAIAWTETNWTQFRGGQPLQNQSSSARGVMQIIELYWHENSHIAHNDYNRMAWQWDYNIAAGVDIFNYTYQSQTQDQRENWNESQRVDAATYGYKWGISAMRNVKSDEFDTKIATDEYVKTVKNYESNKPWQ